The following coding sequences are from one Terriglobales bacterium window:
- a CDS encoding J domain-containing protein, whose translation MATTTKKDYYEILGVKKSASADEIRKAFRKLARKYHPDVNPGDKAAEERFKSISEANDVLSDAKKRKIYDQLGYYSDNIDPKAAEAYARAAQGGGFPGGGFPGGGAGTGSAQGVPFDFSGFDFSDVGETGAQAGGRKSSFRDIFSNIFSGGRGGFSVEPEGPEPGSDLEYQVTVPFWQAIRGGVMRLNITRSDSCTNCHGTGYVEKPGPCPECGGKGTITQTSGRMKFNVPCPRCGGSGKDRSVCPICSGAGTVNRTEPLEIRIKPGTRDGQRIRIPGKGNAGLHGGEPGDLYIIVRLEEHPVFRREGDDIYLTVPITPTEAALGGKVEVPTIDGRALLRIPPGTQSGQKLRLREKGVPSATREGTRGDEIVEVKIVVPQIRDERSKEILRELTKLNPEDPRQELFKNV comes from the coding sequence ATGGCGACCACGACCAAGAAGGACTACTACGAGATTCTCGGCGTGAAAAAGTCTGCCTCCGCCGATGAGATCCGCAAGGCCTTCCGCAAGCTCGCGCGCAAATACCATCCGGACGTGAATCCCGGAGACAAAGCCGCTGAAGAGCGCTTCAAGTCCATCTCCGAGGCTAATGACGTCCTCAGCGATGCTAAGAAGCGCAAGATATACGATCAACTCGGCTATTACTCCGACAATATCGATCCCAAAGCAGCCGAGGCCTATGCCCGTGCGGCCCAGGGAGGTGGCTTTCCTGGCGGTGGTTTTCCGGGCGGCGGAGCGGGCACAGGCTCGGCGCAAGGTGTGCCGTTTGATTTCAGCGGATTCGATTTTTCTGACGTCGGGGAAACGGGCGCGCAGGCAGGCGGGCGGAAATCGAGCTTCCGCGATATTTTTTCCAACATCTTTAGCGGTGGGCGGGGTGGTTTCAGTGTTGAGCCCGAGGGGCCTGAACCGGGCAGCGATCTGGAATACCAGGTCACGGTACCTTTCTGGCAGGCGATCCGCGGCGGCGTGATGCGCCTGAATATTACGCGTTCCGATAGTTGCACGAACTGCCACGGCACGGGCTACGTTGAAAAGCCCGGGCCATGCCCGGAGTGCGGGGGCAAGGGAACTATTACGCAGACCAGCGGCCGGATGAAGTTCAATGTCCCCTGCCCGCGTTGTGGCGGCTCAGGCAAGGACCGCAGCGTGTGCCCGATCTGTTCAGGGGCGGGCACGGTAAACCGCACCGAGCCGCTCGAGATCCGCATTAAGCCGGGCACTCGCGACGGACAGCGCATTCGCATCCCGGGGAAAGGAAATGCCGGTCTGCACGGTGGCGAACCGGGCGATCTCTACATCATCGTGAGGCTGGAAGAGCATCCGGTGTTTCGCCGCGAAGGAGACGACATCTATCTGACGGTTCCCATCACCCCGACGGAAGCTGCGCTTGGTGGAAAGGTTGAGGTTCCTACTATTGACGGCCGCGCCTTGCTTCGCATCCCGCCCGGCACGCAGTCCGGGCAGAAACTGCGCCTGCGCGAGAAAGGCGTCCCCTCAGCAACACGGGAAGGAACTCGCGGAGACGAGATCGTGGAAGTGAAGATCGTGGTGCCACAGATTCGTGATGAGCGGTCGAAGGAAATCCTGCGCGAACTCACCAAGCTGAATCCTGAGGATCCCCGGCAGGAGCTGTTCAAGAACGTGTAG
- a CDS encoding GNAT family N-acetyltransferase: MTPSRQVGIVLETPRLFLRRLTLSDSEALFAVLGDPITMQFYPEPLTRQGVQRWIERNLERYENDGYGLWGIALKTSGQLVGDCGLVRQLVEGRPEIEVGYHVRRDQWRRGYATEAARACIDYAFRNLRVSRVISLIRPENLPSRRVAEKNGLEIDHQIPWHHVPHIIYAIGEQEWRKQMTLDGAPRT; this comes from the coding sequence ATGACCCCCTCCCGTCAGGTTGGAATCGTCCTCGAGACTCCGCGGCTCTTCCTGCGCCGGCTGACGCTTTCCGACAGCGAAGCCCTGTTCGCGGTTCTGGGGGATCCCATCACCATGCAGTTTTATCCCGAGCCGCTCACGCGCCAGGGCGTGCAGCGATGGATCGAGCGTAACCTGGAACGCTACGAGAACGATGGATACGGCTTATGGGGTATAGCTCTCAAGACCTCTGGCCAACTTGTCGGAGATTGCGGTCTGGTTCGGCAGTTGGTGGAAGGCAGGCCGGAGATCGAGGTGGGCTACCACGTGCGCCGCGATCAATGGCGACGGGGCTACGCCACCGAAGCTGCTCGCGCCTGCATAGACTATGCGTTTCGCAACCTGCGGGTTTCACGGGTGATCTCGCTGATCCGTCCGGAGAATCTGCCGTCCCGCCGGGTGGCGGAAAAGAACGGTCTGGAGATCGATCACCAGATTCCGTGGCACCACGTACCCCATATTATTTATGCCATCGGGGAGCAGGAGTGGCGCAAGCAGATGACGCTAGACGGCGCGCCTCGAACCTGA
- a CDS encoding APC family permease, which yields MTYSAASFSPESNLPPRQRNSLRRLSFWPLVIATFFMVSGGAYGTEDIVRGAGYLRGIVILLLTPLLWSVPTALMMGELSSAIPAEGGYYAWVRRAMGDFWGFQEAWLSLGASIFDMAIYPTLFVAYLTRMVPALSLRHRGVMLGVALVALCALLNIAGIRVVATTSVGMFLLLSAPFALIVLLAPFKHGALASGALVHSAPGGVPVGMVGGLLVAMWNYMGWDNASTIAAEVDEPQRTYPRAILTAVVIVALSYILPVAAMSLTGISPNAWETGSWADLAGLVGGPGLRLAVVLGGMISAFGMFNCLVLSYSRLPLAMAQDGLLPSIFARVHPRTQAPWVAILVCATTWALCLGLGFERLVTIDILVYGSSLLLEFIALVVLRITQPDLPRPFRVPGGILGVVALGVAPTVLLGFSVIRSEHEQILGMSSFSVGLLLMAAGVAAYGIRAAWRQLRPTEGATPDAQG from the coding sequence TTGACGTATTCCGCCGCTTCCTTCTCGCCTGAATCGAATTTGCCGCCCCGGCAGCGAAACAGTCTGCGCAGGCTCAGCTTCTGGCCCCTGGTCATAGCAACCTTCTTCATGGTGTCGGGTGGCGCATACGGCACGGAGGACATCGTGCGCGGAGCCGGCTACTTGCGGGGGATCGTAATCCTGCTGCTCACGCCGCTGCTGTGGAGTGTGCCGACGGCGCTGATGATGGGCGAGCTCTCCAGTGCAATTCCCGCCGAAGGCGGCTATTACGCCTGGGTGCGGCGTGCGATGGGAGACTTCTGGGGGTTCCAGGAAGCCTGGCTGTCGCTCGGCGCGAGCATATTCGATATGGCGATCTATCCCACGCTCTTTGTCGCATACCTGACGCGCATGGTTCCGGCGCTGTCGCTTAGGCATCGCGGAGTGATGCTCGGCGTGGCGCTGGTGGCGCTTTGCGCGCTGCTGAATATCGCCGGAATACGAGTTGTGGCCACAACGTCGGTGGGGATGTTTCTGCTGCTGTCCGCGCCGTTCGCGTTAATTGTTCTGCTGGCGCCCTTTAAGCATGGCGCTTTGGCTTCAGGGGCGTTGGTTCACAGCGCTCCCGGCGGCGTGCCAGTGGGGATGGTTGGCGGGCTGCTGGTCGCCATGTGGAATTACATGGGATGGGACAACGCCTCGACGATTGCAGCCGAGGTCGACGAACCGCAGCGCACGTATCCGCGAGCCATTCTGACGGCGGTAGTGATTGTCGCCCTCAGCTACATTCTTCCCGTGGCTGCCATGTCGCTGACTGGCATCTCCCCGAATGCCTGGGAGACGGGATCGTGGGCGGATCTGGCGGGCCTGGTCGGCGGACCCGGGCTGCGCCTTGCAGTCGTTCTGGGAGGGATGATCAGCGCGTTCGGAATGTTTAATTGCCTGGTCCTGAGCTATTCGCGCCTGCCGCTGGCGATGGCGCAGGACGGCCTGCTGCCGAGCATTTTTGCGAGGGTGCATCCGCGGACCCAAGCTCCCTGGGTGGCGATCCTGGTTTGCGCCACGACGTGGGCGCTCTGTCTGGGGTTGGGTTTCGAACGGCTGGTTACGATCGATATTCTGGTATACGGCTCCAGTCTGCTGCTGGAATTTATCGCCCTGGTAGTCTTGCGAATCACGCAGCCCGATCTGCCGCGGCCGTTTCGAGTGCCGGGCGGAATTTTGGGAGTCGTCGCGCTAGGAGTCGCGCCGACCGTGCTCCTGGGATTTTCGGTAATTCGCAGCGAGCACGAGCAGATCCTGGGAATGAGCTCGTTTAGTGTTGGTTTGTTGCTGATGGCTGCGGGAGTTGCGGCCTACGGAATCCGGGCTGCGTGGCGGCAGCTGCGGCCGACGGAAGGGGCGACGCCGGATGCGCAGGGCTGA
- a CDS encoding helix-turn-helix transcriptional regulator — MPKKRGKGAYMISAVAEMYDIHPQTLRLYEREGLLKPSRTEGNTRLYTDEDLERLEFILTLARDLGVNISGIAIILQMRERMEQMQKEMQDFMRALQSEMLSRMSQAQSTEGAIVPVRRVPVGPPAPGSKERK, encoded by the coding sequence GTGCCTAAGAAGCGCGGCAAAGGCGCGTACATGATTTCGGCGGTGGCCGAGATGTACGACATCCATCCGCAGACGCTGCGTCTGTACGAACGCGAAGGACTGCTGAAGCCCTCGCGGACCGAGGGCAACACGCGGCTTTACACGGACGAAGACCTGGAGCGGCTGGAGTTCATCTTGACACTGGCGCGGGATCTGGGGGTGAACATCTCCGGGATAGCCATCATCCTGCAAATGCGCGAGCGCATGGAGCAGATGCAGAAAGAGATGCAGGACTTCATGCGCGCCCTGCAAAGCGAGATGCTCAGCCGCATGTCTCAAGCTCAATCAACGGAAGGGGCGATTGTTCCGGTTCGGCGGGTGCCTGTGGGTCCGCCGGCTCCGGGGAGCAAAGAGCGGAAGTAG